The DNA window GGTATGGTTCTAGAAAAACAGTCTGGAAAGACTGGCCATAGAAGGTGACAGCCCTGTATTTAAAAGGGCCATTCCAGTGAAGACGAGTAGGGCGGGGCACGTGAAACCCTGTCTGAACATGGGGGGACCATCCTCCAAGGCTAAATACTACTGACCGACCGATAGTGAACCAGTACCGTGAGGGAAAGGCGAAAAGAACCCCGGAGAGGGGAGTGAAATAGATCCTGAAACCGTGTGCGTACAAGCAGTAGGAGCTCGAAAGAGTGACTGCGTACCTTTTGTATAATGGGTCAGCGACTTACTGTTCGTGGCAAGCTTAACCGTATAGGGGAGGCGAAGGGAAACCGAGTCTGATAAGGGCGCATAGTCGCGGGCAGTAGACCCGAAACCGGGTGATCTAGTCATGCCCAGGGTGAAGGTGCGGTAACACGCACTGGAGGCCCGAACCCACTCCCGTTGCAAAGGTAGGGGATGAGGTGTGATTAGGAGTGAAAAGCTAATCGAACCCGGAGATAGCTGGTTCTCCTCGAAAGCTATTTAGGTAGCGCCTCATATGTATCCTCTTGGGGGTAGAGCACTGTTATGGCTAGGGGGTCATCGCGACTTACCAAACCATTGCAAACTCCGAATACCAAGACGGACTGTATGGGAGACACACGGCGGGTGCTAACGTCCGTCGTGAAAAGGGAAACAACCCAGACCCACAGCTAAGGTCCCAAATTCACTGCTAAGTGGAAAACCATGTGGAAAGGCACAGACAGCCAGGAGGTTGGCTTAGAAGCAGCCACCCTTTAAAGAAAGCGTAATAGCTCACTGGTCGAGTCGGTCTGCGGGGAAGATTTAACGGGGCTAAGCAGTGAACCGAAGCTTGGGGTGCATAACTTTGTTATGCGCGGTAGAGGAGCGTTCCGTAAGCCTGCGAAGGTGGATTGAGAAGTCCGCTGGAGGTATCGGAAGTGCGAATGCTGACATGAGTAACGATAATGCGGGTGAAAAACCCGCACGCCGAAAGCCCAAGGTTTCCTTGCGCAACGTTAATCGGCGCAGGGTGAGTCGGCCCCTAAGGCGAGGACGAAAGTCGTAGTCGATGGGAAGCAGGTTAATATTCCTGCACCTCGCGTAAGTGCGATGGAGGGACGGAGAAGGTTAGGTGTACCGGGCGTTGGTTGTCCCGGGGAAAGGCGGTAGGTTTGGATCTTTGGCAAATCCGGGATCCTTTAAGACCGAGCACCGAGACGAGTCTTTAAGACGAAGTCACTGATACCACGCTTCCAGGAAAAGCTCCTAAGCTTCAGCTTACGCAGACCGTACCGTAAACCGACACAGGTGGGTAGGATGAGAATTCTCAGGCGCTTGAGAGAACTCGGGTGAAGGAACTAGGCAACATGGCACCGTAACTTCGGGAGAAGGTGCGCCCTTTTTGGTGGCTCATGCGAGCTATAGCTGAAGAGGGCCGCAGTAACCAGGCCGCTGCGACTGTTTATCAAAAACACAGCACTCTGCAAACACGAAAGTGGACGTATAGGGTGTGACGCCTGCCCGGTGCTGGAAGGTTAATTGATGGGGTCAGCCGCAAGGCGAAGCTCTTGATCGAAGCCCCAGTAAACGGCGGCCGTAACTATAACGGTCCTAAGGTAGCGAAATTCCTTGTCGGGTAAGTTCCGACCTGCACGAATGGCGTAACGACAGCGGCGCTGTCTCCACCCGAGACTCAGTGAAATTGAAATCGCTGTGAAGATGCAGCGTTCCCGTGGCAAGACGGAAAGACCCCGTGAACCTTTACTATAGCTTTACACTGAACGTTGAGTTCGTCTGTGTAGGATAGGTGGGAGGCTATGAAACTGTGGCGCTAGCTGCAGTGGAGCCATCCTTGAAATACCACCCTGTCGTGCTTGACGTTCTAACCTGGGCCCATTATCTGGGTCGGGGACCGTGTATGGTGGGTAGTTTGACTGGGGCGGTCTCCTCCTAAAGAGTAACGGAGGAGCTCGAAGGTACGCTCAGCGCGGTCGGACATCGCGCACTGTGTGCAAAGGCATAAGCGTGCTTGACTGCAAGATCGACGGATCAAGCAGGTAGGAAACTAGGACTTAGTGATCCGGTGGTTCTGTATGGAAGGGCCATCGCTCAACGGATAAAAGGTACTCCGGGGATAACAGGCTGATACCGCCCAAGAGTTCATATCGACGGCGGTGTTTGGCACCTCGATGTCGGCTCATCACATCCTGGGGCTGTAGTCGGTCCCAAGGGTATGGCTGTTCGCCATTTAAAGTGGTACGCGAGCTGGGTTCAGAACGTCGTGAGACAGTTCGGTCCCTATCTGCCATGGGCGTTGGAGATTTGAGAGGGGCTGCTCCTAGTACGAGAGGACCGGAGTGGACGAACCTCTGGTGTTCCGGTTGTCACGCCAGTGGCATTGCCGGGTAGCTATGTTCGGAAGCGATAACCGCTGAAAGCATCTAAGCGGGAAGCGCGCCTCAAGATGAGATCTCCCGGGGCACAAGCCCCCTGAAGGAACCATATAGACTATGTGGTTGATAGGTCAGGTGTGTAAGTGCAGCAATGCATTGAGCTAACTGATACTAATGATCCGTGTGGCTTGACCATATAACCTCAAGTTGCCTTGGCTTTACGACAGCGTCGTAAGAGCATCCAAGTGCACGCTACGTCACAAGAACTATGCGAGACAGGCGCTGATAGCGCTGCTCCAACCGTCTCCCTGGTGAAATTAGCGCTGTGGAACCACCCGATCCCATCCCGAACTCGGAAGTGAAACGCAGCTGCGCCGATGGTAGTGTGGCTCAAGCCATGCGAGAGTAGGTCATCGCCAGGGTTTACACCCAAAACCCCGCTGCTCACGCAGCGGGGTTTTTCTTCCGGTAGCACACGACCGTTGGTCGTGTGACCCGTGGGAAACATGCCGAGCTGGCGCAACGCGCTGCTCCAACCGTCTCCCTGGTGAAATTAGCGCTGTGGAACCACCCGATCCCATCCCGAACTCGGAAGTGAAACGCAGCTGCGCCGATGGTAGTGTGGCTCAAGCCATGCGAGAGTAGGTCATCGCCAGGGTTTACACCCAAAACCCCGCTGCTCACGCAGCGGGGTTTTTCTTTGTGCGCGAAATACCGGAACCACGGGCTAACCGGATTGGGGTGTTTGGGGATGGTCGGGACTGGTAGCGTCGGTCGCAAGACGACGGCCGATAACCTGGGTGATTGCTATAACGCATGGACCCGTGCAATCGAACGCGTGACATCACGCGTTCCCTCCGATTCTGGTCATGCCCCATCGAACGCGGACACGACATCGGCGGTCGACTATCGTGCGACCCGCGCCACAGTAGCACCGACGCACCGCATCGATGAACGCGTCGCCACGCGCCCGGGCGACCAATTCCCGACAAACAAACCCGCGCTTCCCTGATACCTGATCGACTGCCGCTGGCTGCATCAAACCCCAGACAGCACAAACAAAAACGGCACCCCGAAGGATGCCGTTCCTGATTGAACCGAACCCCGCCGCTTACTTCGCAGCCGGCTCCGAAACCTTGCCCTTCATCATCTCGTCGCGGGCCGCCTTGAACGGGTTGCCCTCGTACCAGTTCGGCCACTTGCCAGCGGTCGCCAGCTCCTGACCCACGCCGTACAGCAGCTGCAGGTCTTCCACCGTGCCGTCCAGCTTCCAGGTGGCCTGGTCGTACTCATCCTTCGGCCCGTGGTAACGATCACGCCCGTAGGCCTCAGCCGCCTTGCGGCCGGCTTCCACGCCACCGTCGCGCAGGTCTTCGCCGCCGTCGGCATACAGTGCCGGCACACCCGCCTTGGCGAAGTTGAAGTGATCCGAACGGAAGTAGAACCCGCTCTGCACCGAGGTCTCACCGTGCAGCGTACGGTCCTGCTTGGCCGCGAGCGGCTTCAGGATGTCTTCCAGTTCGGAGCTGCCAAAGCCGGTCACGGTCATGTCCTTGGCACGCCCAGCCACCGACATCGCGTCGATGTTGATCACGCCGGCAATCTTGTCCAGCGGGAAGGTCGGGTGGGTCACGTAGTACTTCGAGCCCAGCAGGCCCGACTCTTCCAGCGTCACCGCCAGGAACACCACCGAACGTTCCGGGGCCGGCTTCTGCTGCGCCATCGCACCGGCGATTTCCAGAATGCCGGCCACGCCAGTCGCGTTGTCCACCGCACCGTTGTAGATGTTGTCGCCCTGCTCACCCTCGTGCTTGCCCAGGTGGTCCCAGTGCGCCATGTACAGCACCGCTTCGTCGGCCTGCTTGCTGCCCGGCAGCACGCCCACCACGTTGCGCGAGGTCTTCTCGCTGATGGTGCTCTTCAGGTCCACCGACATCTTCGCCTTCAGCGGCACCGGCTTGAAGCCGCGCTTGTTGGCATCCTTGTACGCCTGGTCCAGGTCCAGCCCGGCGTCGGCAAACAGCTGGCGCGCGGCATCCGCACTCAGCCAGCCCTGCGCCGGCAGGCGCGGTTCCGGATCACCCTTGGCCGGCAAGTCGTACTGCGGGCCGGCCCAGGAGTTCTTCACCACATCCCAGCCGTAGGAAGCGCCTGCGGTGTCGTGCACGATCAGCGCGGCGGCAGCACCCTTGCGCGCGGCCTCTTCGAACTTGTACGTCCAACGGCCGTAGTAGGTCATGCGCTTGCCGTCGAACAGCTTCTCCTCGTTGACGTGGAAGCCCGGGTCGTTGACGAACATGACGACCGTCTTGCCCTTCCAGTCCTGGCCGGCGTAGTCGTTCCACTTCTGTTCCGGCGCATCCACGCCGTAGCCGACGAACACCAGGTCGCTGCCGTCGATCTTCACTTCCTGCTGGCCGCTGCGCGTACCGATCACCATGTCAGTGCCGAACTTCAGGTCGCGCGCCTTGCCGGCCTGGTCCAGCTTCAGAGCGGTGCTCTCATCGGCCGTGGTTTCGGTCATCGCCACGTCCTGGAACCAGCTGTCGCCGTTGCCCGGCTGCAGGCCGATGCGCTGCATCTGGTCGCGGATGTAGTTCACCGTGCGCTCTTCGCCGGCGCTGCCGGGGGCGCGGCCCTCGAACTCGTCCGAGGCCAGGGTCTTGACCAGTTCGCCGAAGTCGGCCTCATTGATCTCGGGCGAGAACGCATGCGCGCTCGCCGTGGGAGCGGCGTCAGTGGCCGGCGCAGGCGCGGCGGCGGGGGCTTCGGGCTCGCCCTTGCACGCGGTCAGCGCGGCAGTGGCGGCCAGGCACAGCAGAAGTTTGCGGGGCATCATCAATTCCTGGTGACTAAGGGCCGGTACCCGGGCAGGGCACCGGATGAAAAGGGTATCAATCCTGCGGCGCGGTATCGGTGTCGTACGGAATCGGCTCCGCACCATTCACCGGACCGATGGTGGCGGTGCGATGCACGTACAGCACCACTTCGCGCTCGAACTTCAGCTCACCCGCGACCGAGGCCTTCGGCCCGATGATCACACGCGGCTTGCGCGGCGCGTTGAGCGAGATGCTGAAGTTGGGCTTTTCGATGTGGATGCCGCCCTCGACCTGCGAACCGATGCCCACGGTGATGTCACCGTTGACCGTCTTGATGCTGTTGCGCACCCGCGTTTCGACCAGGCCAATGCCACCGTTGACGGTCTCAACGCCGCCCTCGATCTGGCCGCCGCGGTCAACGAAGATGCTGCCATTCACCGTTTCAACAGTGCCGCCCGCGGTGACCCGCGGGCCCAGAGAGATCTTGCCGTTGACCGTGGACACGCCGCCGGTGCGCGCGCCCTCTTCGATATCAATCCCGCCGTTGACGGTCTCGACGCTATGGGTGGTTGCCCCGGCACCTACCCGGATGCTGCCGTTGACGGTCTCCAGATCGCCAAACGCCTGCCCGGCCTCCACCTTGATGCTGCCGTTGACCTTGCTCACGTCCTCCAGCGCCCACGCCGGCCCGACGGGCAGCAGCAGGGCAAACAACAGCGGGAGCGAAAACTGTCTCATGAGGTCCTCTTCGGTCGTATGAGCGGCTGGCAGGCCGCGTGCAGGAATGTCACCATGCAGTGCTGCAATCCGCATCTGCCTGAAGTCACTGGAAAGCCCTTGCGCGCCAACGCTTTTTCCTCACGCCGGGATAACAAATCCATCGCCGCGCAGGGCATGAAAGCGCGTGGGCCGCTGCTGGCGACCGCGCTGCTGCTGGTGGCCAGCCTGCTGCTGCCGGCTCCGTTGCCGGCGCAGACGTCCAAGGAAACCGAACGCAAGCTGCAGAAGCTGCGCACCGAACTGAAAGGCGTGGCGCAGGAACGGCGCAGCCTGGAAGGCCAGCGTGGGCAGGCCTCGCGGCAGTTGCGCGAGGCCGATGAAAAGGTGGCGCGCACCGGGCGCGTGCTGGCCCAGACCGAAACCGCCCTGCAGGCTGAAACCCGCGCACTCGAACAGGCGCAGCAGCGCCGCGTCGAGCTGGAAACGGGCCTGGAGCAGCAGCGCAAGGAGCTGGCCTCCCTGCTGCAGGCCGCCTACCGCATCGGCAACCACGCACCGTTGAAGCTGCTGCTGTCCCAGGACCGCGTGGCCGACGCCAACCGCAGCCTGGCGTATCACCGCTACCTGCAGCGCGAGCGCGCCCGCCGCATCGGCACACTCACCGCCGACCTGACCGAACTGCAAACGCTGGAAGCGCAGATCACCGAGCGTCGCCAGGCACTGGAAGGCACCCGCCAGCAGCAGAAGCAGCAGGCCGCCGAACTGGCCAAGGACCGCCGCGACCGCGCCGCCACCGTGGCCAACCTGGACGAGCGCTTCAAGGACCGCAGCGAGCGCGAAAAGGCGCTGGGCCAGGATGCCAAGGCACTGGAAACCCTGCTCGCCAACCTGCGCGCCGCCGCCGCGCGCGCCGAAGCCGAGCGCCGCGCTGCCGCGCGCAGGGCCGCGGCCGAAAAGGCGGCCGCCGAGAAGGCCGAACGCGAAGCCGCCGCCAGCGGCACCAAGCCGCCGCCGCGCGCCACCAAGGTGCCGCCGCAGGTCGCCTCCGCGCCGGCCCCGAAGGTCGGCGGGTTGGGCTGGCCGTTGTCCGGCAATCTGCTCGCCCGTTACGGCGGCAAGCTGCCCGATGGCCGCACCAGCAGCGGCGTGCTCATCGGGGCCAACGCCGGCAGCACGGTCACCGCCGTAGCGGATGGCACCGTGGTGTTCTCCGACTGGATGACCGGCTACGGCATGATCCTCATCGTCGACCACGGCAACGGCTACATGAGCCTGTACGCGCACAACGACACCCTGCTGCGCGATGCCGGTTCCGCGGTGAAGAAGGGTGATGCCGTGGCCAAGGTCGGTAACTCCGGCGGCCAGGGCGTCACGGCGCTGTACTTTGAACTGCGTCGCAACGGCCAACCGGTCGATCCCACCTCGTGGCTGCAGCGACGCTGACATTCAACGGGAATTTACCCCTGCTTCGCGCATAATCGGGACGATGTTTCCCCGCACACCCTGGAGTGCTTCATGCGCGTAGCCCGTTCCGCCACCTTGCTGCTGGCCCTGCTGCCGGCGCTGTCCTGGGCGCAGCAGACCGCACCGGCCGCCCAGAGCGACAGTGACGCGGCCAACAGCGAAGAGGCGGTGACCTCGCGCGTGCCGCTGGAAGAGATCCGCCGCTACGTGGGGGTGTACAACGCGGTGCGGGCCGCCTACGTGGACCCGGTGGACGACAAGAAGCTGATGCAGTCGGCCATCCGCGGCCTGCTGCTGGACCTGGATCCGCACAGTACCTACTTCGACAAGGAAGATGCCGAAGCCTTCGACGAACAGGCAGAAGGTGCCTACGAAGGCATCGGTGTCGAACTGCAGCAGCAGCCTGACAACAGCAGCTTGAAGGTCATCGCGCCGATCGACGACACCCCGGCATCGAAGGCCGGCATTCTTGCCGGCGACCTCATCATTGCCATCGACGGCAAGCCGATCAGCGCCATTGAAGCCACCGAGCCGCTGCGCGGCAAGGCCGGGTCCAAAGTCGTGCTGACCATCGTCCGCGAAGGCAAGGCCAAGCCGTTCGATGTCTCGATCACCCGCCAGACAATTCGCGTCACCAGCGTGCGCAGCCGCATGCTCGAACCGGGTTATGGCTATGTGCGCCTGAGCACCTTCCAGGCCGACACCGGTGCCGATTTCCAGAAGCACGTGGCGCAGTTGCAGAAGCAGGCTGGCGGCCAGCTCAAGGGCCTGGTGCTGGACCTGCGCAGCAACCCCGGTGGCCTGCTCACCGCCGCCGTGCAGGTGGCCGATGACCTGCTGGAGAAGGGCAACATCGTCAGCACACGCGGTCGCATCTCGATCAGCGATGCGCGCTTTGACGCCACCCCGGGTGACCTGCTCAAGGGCGCACCGGTGGTGGTGCTGACCGACGCCGGTTCGGCCAGCGCGTCGGAAGTGCTGGCCGGCGCACTGCGTGACAACGGCCGTGCCCGCGTGATCGGCAGCCGCACCTTCGGCAAGGGCTCGGTGCAGACCGTACTGCCGTTGGACAACGGCGATTCCGTCAAGCTCACCACGGCGCGCTATTACACCCCCAGTGGCAAGTCGATCCAGGCCACCGGCATCGTGCCGGACGTGGTGCTGCTGCCGGAGAAAAAGGATGGCGACGATGACCTGCCCGCCAGCCTCACCGACTACAGCGAAGCGACGTTGCCGGGTCACCTGCGCGGCGATGATGAAGGCGGCGAAGGCTACACCGCCGGCGATGTGCTGCCGGGCGATGGTCCGATCAACGATGCGCTGGCGGAATTGAAGCAGCCGGGTTCGGTGGCGGCGAAGCAGAAGGCGGAGGCGGCGAAGAAGCCGGCGGTGGAGGCAAAGCCGGCGTCGGAAGCGAAGCCTGCTCCGAAACCCTGAGGTATGCCTCAGTTACCGACCAACGGTCGGTACCTACCGGTCTCCGATCCCCGGTAGCGCACGACCGTTGGTCGTGCGCCCGCACCCTCAAAACCCGTGGCGTTTACGCAACCGCCGCGCGATCGCCGCCCGCACATAGACCCCATACCCCAGCCCGAACGCAAACCCGGCAATGTGTGCCCACCACGCCACCATGCCGAAGCTCGGGCCGATGTAGGCGAACACCACCTGCAGTGCCGCCCACACCCCGATCAACAGGTACGCCGGCGCACGCACGAATTCCAGGAACAGCCCCAGCGGGATCACCACCCCCAGCCGTGCCCCAGGGAACAGCGCCAGGTACGCGCCAATCAGCGCCGACACCGCGCCGCTGGCCCCGATGATGATCTGGTCCGGGTTGCCCATCGTGTAGATCGCGGTGAGGTTCGAGATCGCCCCGCCCACCAGGAACAACAGGATCAGCCGCCACGGCCCCAGCACGCGCTCGGCCGGCAGCCCGAAGATCAACAGGAACACCAGGTTGCCCAGCAGGTGCGACCAGTCCGCATGCAGGAACAAGGCGGTGAACAAGCGCAGCACGCTGCCGTCCTGCAGCGTCGCCCACCAGTCCTGCGGATGGGTCAGCCCGGTGGACAGCGCCCCCCAGTCCAGCCACAGGCTTCGGCGGGCGTCGCCCGGCCGAGAAATCGACCACAGGAACGCCAGCCACAGGGCCGTGAACAGCAGCGGCGTGGCCCAGCGCAGGGCGGTTTTTCGGCGTGAGGGCAGGGAGACGAACATGGGTGGTGCAGCCTAACCCGGAGCAGGTCTGAGCGGGGTAAGGAGGCGTTCAGGCTGAATGGCCGAATACGCCTATCGCGTTATTGTTTCATTAACCGGTCTGGGTATACTCGCATACGGCGTCGTATGTCGGGAGGGGACTCCGGCGCATGTTTTCCGGCCTTTGCGGGTGGGAAAGCGTGCAGGCGCGCGTTGCCAAACATCACCGCAAATCCGGAGAGTAAAAACGATGCAAACCGCTTCCACGCTTGCCCGCGTCACCGCCCTGGCCGTCGGCATCGCCGGTGCCCTGGCCGTTGGCCACGTTCACGCCGCCGCCTTCCAGCTGAAGGAAAACAGCGCCAAGGGCCTCGGCCGCGCTTTTGCCGGTTCCGGCAGCGCCGCCGGCGACGCCTCGATCATCGCCGTCAACCCGGCCGGCATGCGCCAGCTGGACGGCACCCTGGTCCAGGGTGACCTGAGCGCCATCAGCTTCAAGGCCGAATTCGAAGGCACCGGCCGCAAGCCGACCGGCCAGCCGCAGACCGGCGGCGACGGCGGCGACGCCGGCATGATCGCCCCGGTTCCGGCCGCGTACTTCCACATGCCGATCGGCGAAAAGGCCCACTTCGGCGTCTCGCTGACCGCACCGTTCGGCTTCAAGACCGATTACGACAACGGCTGGGTGGGTCGCTACAGCGGCCTGAAGACCGACCTGAAGGCCATCGACCTGGGCTTTGCGGCTTCGTACGACGTCAACCCGTACGTGTCGTTCGGCGCGTCGGTGTTCGTTGAGCACCTGACCATCGAACTGAGCAACAACATCGACTTCGGCACCGCGCTGGCCCAGTCCCGCGTTCCGGGCTTCGCCCCGGGCAGCGCCGACGGCAAGCTGACCATGGAAGGCGATAACAACGCGGTGGGTTGGACCGTGGGCGGCCTGTTCAGCCCGAACGACGACACCCATATCGGCATCAGCTACCGTTCCAAGGTCGAGCACAAGATCACCGGCGGCGACGCCACCTTCGACGTGCCGCCGCCGGCCGCACAGGTGCTGGCCGTGGCCCAGCCGGGTCGTTTCGTGACCACCTCGGGCAAGGCCACCGTGACCCTGCCGGCCTCGGCCACGATCAGCGTCACCCACAACTTCACCCCGCGCTTCACCATGATGGCCGACGTCACCCGCACCGCGTGGTCGACCGCGTTTGACAGCGTCACCATCGACTACGGTTCGGCCCAGCCGGATTCGGTGCTGGACTTCAGCTACCGTGACACCACCTTCGCTTCGATCGGTGGCGACTACAAGCTGAACGACACCGTCACCCTGCGCGCCGGTGTGGCTTACGACCAGACCCCGACCACCGACGCCCACCGCGACGTCCGCGTGCCGGACACCAGCCGCAAGTGGCTGTCGTTCGGTCTGGGCTGGACCCCGTCGGCGAACACCGAATACAACTTCGGTTACACCCACCTGTTCACCAGCGACCCGAACGTGAACATCGCCGGCACCACCAACAACCAGGGCAACTCGCTGCAGGGCAAGTACAAGGTCCGTGGCGACGTGCTGGCCGCTTCGTTCCAGTACAAGTTCTAATCGCAACAAGCTGAAAAAAGAGGCCCCGCAAACGCGGGGCCTTTTTTGTTCAACATTCACCACTCCGCCCCGCCGCATACAACAACCCCTGCCGCAGGTGCGCCTGGAAATCGCGGTTCCGGTACACCGCCGTGTCATGCCCCAGCCCGGTGTACCAGCTGCGCCCGCCATCAAACGCGTGGCACCACGCAATCGGGTGATCAGCCCCCATCGTCCCGCCCTGGTACATGCGCTCATCCACCGTGGCGATCACCTGCACCGTTCCACGCGGGTTGCTCCGGAAGTTGTACAGCTCATCCCGCACCGGCCAGAACGTGCCCACCGGCTTGCCATCGCGCTCCGGCTGCACCCGGCTGAACTGCAGCCCCTCCGGATGATTGCGGAAGTACGCGCCCACCAGCCGCCCGTACCATGGCCAGTCGTACTCGGTATCCGCCGCCGAATGCACGCCAACGAAGCCCCCGCCGGCGCGGATGAAACCCTCCATCGCCGCCTGTTGCTCCGCATCCAGCACATCGCCGGTGGTATTGGCGAACACCACCACCTTGTAGCGTGCCAGGTTCGCCGCATTGAAGTCCGCCGGGTTCTCACTCTGGTCCACCGCCATGCGCTCGCGCCCGGCCAGCAGGCGCAGCGTACTGACCGCTGTGGGAATGGAATCGTGGCGGAACTTCGCCGTGTGGGTGAAAACCAGTACGCGTTCGGTCGGCGCGGCGATGGCCGCAGGCACGACGGTCAGGCACATGACCAGCAGCAGAGGCAGGACATTCGGGCGCATGGGCCGATCATGCCACAGCCGCGTACAATCGCCCCTCACCGTGCGCCCGGCCATACCCGCGCGCGGCGCACGGACCGCTCGATGCTTCATGACAAGGAAACCGCATGTCGTCTGTTCTGCTTCGCACCACTTTGGCCCTGGGCCTGTCTGCCATCGCCGCCCCGGCCTTCGCCGCCGGCGACTTCGCTGCCTGCTTCACCCTGACCCCGGGCGTGTCCTGGTCCAACGGCAGTGAAACCCTGTCCATCAGCGAGGCCACCGTGGCCGGCGAGTCCGCGCTGGCCGTGACCACCTCCGGTGGCGGCGTCAGCAGCGCTACCGTGCACGACCGCAGCGGCCGCCAGCTGCTTGCCGAGATCCGTTACGGCATTGCCGCCTGGGGCGGCGACGCCGCCGCGCCGGTAATGACCGACACCTTTGACCCGGCACCGACCTTCCCGGCCACCGCCAAGCCCGGAGAGCGTTTCACCGTCACCGGCAAGGGCGAGCGTACGAACCACGCGCAGGACACCGTCACCGATCTCGAGTTCGACGGGTTCTCCGACTACACGTTCGTCGGCTATGAAGACCTGGACGTGGAGATCGACTTCAAGCCGCGCACCTTCGCCAACACCTGCCACCTCACCACGACCTTTGAAGATGGCCGTGCCGAGGTCTGGTATGCCCCAGGCTTTGGCCGCATCAAGTTCCAGCGCTACAGTGGCGACAGCCTGCTGATGAGCGACGAGATCAGCAGCATCGTCAACGAGTAAGGACTGTCCTGCGCGCATGAACCTCGCCGACCCCAACTTCCAGCTGGAAATCGCGGCCAACGTCATGGTCGCAGGCTCGATCCTGCTGGCCGGGCGCAACAACGTCCACACCTGGTGGATGGGAATCGTCGGCTGCGCGCTGTTCGCCCTGGTGTTCGAGCACAACCACCTGTACGCCGACATGGTGCTGCAGTTCTTCTTCATTGCCATCAGCGTGCTCGGCTGGTGGCAGTGGCTGCGCGGCGACCACGGCGCGCCGCTGCCCATCACCCGGGTGCGTCCGCGCGCCTGGGTGTGGCTGGTCCCGGTGGCGGTGCTGGGCACGTTTGGTTATGGCTGGATGCTGCATCGGTTGACCGATGCCCATGCGCCGTTTGTGGACTCGGCTGTGCTCGTGCTGAGTGTCATTGCGCAGTTCCTGATGATGCGGCGCAAGCTGGAATCGTGGTGGGTGTGGCTGCTGGTGAACAGCATTGCCGTGCCGCTGTACTACAGCCGTGGGCTGCATCTGACGTCGATTCTGTATGTCGGGTTCTGGATCAACGCGTTGGTGGCGTACCGGCATTGGCGGAAGTTGATGGTGGCTCGGTAACGGTCGCGGTTTTGATCCGGGGTCATGCGTTACCGGGCGTGGAGGATTTCACGGCGGTCGTCTGTCGACCGACCCTACCTGGCCACGCCCCGTA is part of the Stenotrophomonas oahuensis genome and encodes:
- a CDS encoding ThuA domain-containing protein; this translates as MRPNVLPLLLVMCLTVVPAAIAAPTERVLVFTHTAKFRHDSIPTAVSTLRLLAGRERMAVDQSENPADFNAANLARYKVVVFANTTGDVLDAEQQAAMEGFIRAGGGFVGVHSAADTEYDWPWYGRLVGAYFRNHPEGLQFSRVQPERDGKPVGTFWPVRDELYNFRSNPRGTVQVIATVDERMYQGGTMGADHPIAWCHAFDGGRSWYTGLGHDTAVYRNRDFQAHLRQGLLYAAGRSGEC
- the pnuC gene encoding nicotinamide riboside transporter PnuC, with protein sequence MNLADPNFQLEIAANVMVAGSILLAGRNNVHTWWMGIVGCALFALVFEHNHLYADMVLQFFFIAISVLGWWQWLRGDHGAPLPITRVRPRAWVWLVPVAVLGTFGYGWMLHRLTDAHAPFVDSAVLVLSVIAQFLMMRRKLESWWVWLLVNSIAVPLYYSRGLHLTSILYVGFWINALVAYRHWRKLMVAR